The stretch of DNA GCAGCGGGGTGGCCCCCGTGACGTCGCGCGCGGCCGCCAGCGCGCAGGCATCGACGCTGTTCTGCAGCTCGCTCTTGGTCACATAGAGCTTGCCGAGGTCGAGCGCCAGACCGACAAAGCCGATCAGCACGGCCAGGGACAGCCCGACGATGATGGCCACTGCGCCACGCTGGCGCCTGCGCCGCGTCAGCGTGGGTCGTGCGAAGCGCGATGTAGACATGATCGCCTCCCCGGTTCCGGTGCTCAGCGGCCGCCGCCACCCATGCCAATGCCGCCATAGCCGCCGGCGCCGAAGTCGATGGTCATGGAAGGCGCCCCGCCTTGCTGACCCTTCGACAGCGAACGGTCGAAGTTCTTCATCGCCGCCACGGCGGTCTTGCCGTCGGTGCCGGTGACGGTAGGCAGGCCTGCCGGCGCGTCGGGATTGATGATCTGCATCTGCGTGACGGTGGCCAGTGCCACGCCGCGCTGCCCGTCCCATACGGGCGTAGTCGTCATGCAGCCCGACAGGCCCAGGCAGGCAAGGCCGCCCAGTACCACGACGGTGGCGCCGCGCGAAAGCTTCAGGGTCTTGTTCATGGTCGTTCTCCGGTTCTGCGGTTGGCGCGGCGGGTCAGTTGCCGCCCGATGCGGTGCGGCCAGTAGTGGCCGCCGCCGCGGCCCTGGCTTGCGCCAGCCGGGCTGCGGTCGCCTCGATGCGGGCAATGCGCGCGGCGGTATCTTCGGCAGGTGCAGGGGCCACCGTGCTGCTGTGCGCAGGGGCCGCTGGCGCGGGCAGTGACGGACGCGGATTGGCTGTCGCCGCGGGCCGCGGCGCGGACGGGGCCGGCTCGTCCAGCGGCCTGCCAGTCGGCACCGCCGAAACCGCGGTGGCCGGCGCGCCTTCGCTGCGCGGTGCCGCTGGCGGTGCGGCAGGGACCGCGGCCGGCGCGGCGGGCTGCGACGGTGCCGGGGCCGGCTGCGTCGGACGCTTGCCTTCGCCTTCCATATTGCCCATGAAGTACAGCGACAGCGGGTTGGGCGTGGAGAAGCTGTCGGTCGGCAGCGGGTAGTTGCTGGTCTGCATCGGCTTGACCAGGCGCGGCGTGATGATGAACACCAGCTCGGACAGGTCCTGCTGGTATTGCGTGCTGCGGAACAGCGTGCCCAGCACCGGCACTTCGCCGGCACCCGGCAGCGCCTTGAGCGAACCGCGCGCGCTGTCGGTCAGCAGGCCGCCGATGGCGAAGCTCTCGCCGTCGCGCATCTGCACCGTGGTGGAGGCGCGGCGGGTGGTGATCACCGGCAGGATGGTCTGGCCGGCCAGCGTGCCGCCGCGGATGGTGGCGCCGGTCGGCGACAGTTCGGACACCTCCGGTGCCACCTTCAGGTGGATGCGGCCATTGGCCAGCACCGTGGGCGTGAACTTCAGGCCCACGCCGAACTCTTCTTCCTGCAGCGTGACGGTGCCAGCGCCGTTCAGCACGTTGGCCTGCGCCACCGGGATATAGATCTTGCCGCCCGCCAGGAAGCTGGCTTCCTGGCCGCTGATGGTGACCAGGTTTGGCTCGGCCAGGATTTTGACCAGGCTGTCGTTCTTCTGTGCATCGATGGCGAACTCGAACGGCAGGTTGTTGGCCTTGCTGCCGAAAAAGGCCGCCGACGCGCCAGTCAGCAGCGAGGTCACCAGGCCACCGGTCCAGGAGCCGAAGCCGCCCTGCAGGTTCACTGCGGAGCCAAGCTGGTTCAGCAGCGTCTTGGAGACCTCGGCCACCTTCACTTCGAGCATCACCTGCTGCGGGGTATCGACCGACAACATGTTCAGCACGTTGCCCTTCCGGTTGCCGCCGTTGCCGTTGCCGTTGCCATCGCCATTGTGCGCAGCGTTGGCGTAAGCCTGGG from Cupriavidus taiwanensis encodes:
- a CDS encoding type II and III secretion system protein family protein; its protein translation is MNQTRSDAAGRTRILVLAAFLCTPLAAAAQAAVEAGNVTRATAPAAAKAPQGPMQMTISMTPGAAAPAAQAPAATSAEARGPNCTGAIRSESSVVVAVGKSQLITLQEPVRNRTLGNPGVVQATMVSPQTLYVLGRTVGTTNMIVQGRSGSCSIINVVVNADAGGLQTSLGQLLPGEPGIRVTTAADNLVLTGSVTNAQAAQQAMEIAQAYANAAHNGDGNGNGNGGNRKGNVLNMLSVDTPQQVMLEVKVAEVSKTLLNQLGSAVNLQGGFGSWTGGLVTSLLTGASAAFFGSKANNLPFEFAIDAQKNDSLVKILAEPNLVTISGQEASFLAGGKIYIPVAQANVLNGAGTVTLQEEEFGVGLKFTPTVLANGRIHLKVAPEVSELSPTGATIRGGTLAGQTILPVITTRRASTTVQMRDGESFAIGGLLTDSARGSLKALPGAGEVPVLGTLFRSTQYQQDLSELVFIITPRLVKPMQTSNYPLPTDSFSTPNPLSLYFMGNMEGEGKRPTQPAPAPSQPAAPAAVPAAPPAAPRSEGAPATAVSAVPTGRPLDEPAPSAPRPAATANPRPSLPAPAAPAHSSTVAPAPAEDTAARIARIEATAARLAQARAAAAATTGRTASGGN